Proteins encoded by one window of Cannabis sativa cultivar Pink pepper isolate KNU-18-1 chromosome 4, ASM2916894v1, whole genome shotgun sequence:
- the LOC115714574 gene encoding uncharacterized protein LOC115714574: MENKKQEERSSEKKTVNDNIINDDDDDKRKSEKLEGLAMEDSPYLQYKDLEDYKMKAYGAQGHLEPVAGRGAGASTDAPTSQTNHNKASATDTINRLGVP, encoded by the coding sequence ATGGAGAATAAGAAGCAAGAAGAACGGAGCAGTGAGAAAAAAACAGTGaatgataatattataaatgatgatgatgatgataagaGAAAGAGTGAGAAATTAGAAGGGCTGGCGATGGAGGATAGTCCGTACTTGCAGTACAAAGACTTGGAGGATTACAAGATGAAAGCGTACGGCGCCCAAGGACATCTGGAGCCCGTGGCCGGCCGCGGTGCCGGAGCCTCAACCGATGCCCCGACTTCTCAGACTAATCATAATAAAGCTTCCGCAACTGATACCATCAACCGCCTTGGGGTTCCCTAG
- the LOC133037129 gene encoding uncharacterized mitochondrial protein AtMg00310-like: protein MLGMLEATDGTFYLGLPNIIGRNKTSILGFLKNKVMARINSWDGKFLSRAGKEILLKTVIQSLPTYAMSVFLIPLGICEDIEKLMASFWWKTTSSKDRGITWMSWERMAKPKLEGGMGFQHLHYFNIAMLAKQDWRLLCKPDSLVGQIFKAKYFPTSDYLSVDLGNNPSFVWRSVWAAQSVVRLGVVRIIGNGETTRILSTPWMSDTENRLVTSTHPALLHNTKNKPQHSSADNSGFWRKMWHLKIPPKVKNLLWRAITDCLPTCLQLVTKHVSISALCPVCTNQAE, encoded by the exons ATGCTTGGGATGCTTGAAGCGACAGATGGCACCTTTTATCTTGGTTTGCCTAATATTATTGGCCGAAACAAAACCTCTATTCTTGGCTTCTTAAAGAATAAGGTAATGGCTCGGATCAACAGTTGGGATGGCAAATTTTTATCTCGAGCTGGCAAGGAAATCCTTCTTAAAACTGTGATTCAATCCTTGCCCACTTACGCTATGAGTGTCTTCTTAATTCCTCTAGGCATTTGTGAGGATATTGAGAAGCTTATGGCCAGCTTTTGGTGGAAAACAACTTCAAGCAAGGATCGTGGCATTACATGGATGTCTTGGGAAAGAATGGCAAAGCCCAAGCTGGAAGGTGGTATGGGTTTCCAACATCTTCATTACTTTAATATCGCAATGCTTGCTAAACAAGATTGGAGACTTTTGTGTAAACCGGACTCTCTGGTGGGTCAAATTTTCAAAGCTAAATACTTTCCTACCAGTGATTATCTCTCTGTTGATTTGGGAAATAATCCCAGCTTTGTCTGGCGTAGTGTTTGGGCTGCTCAAAGTGTGGTTCGTCTTGGGGTCGTGCGTATTATTGGAAATGGTGAAACTACCAGAATTCTCTCTACCCCATGgatgtctgacactgaaaacaGACTTGTAACCTCAACTCATCCAGCTCTTTTGCATAATACT AAGAATAAACCCCAGCACTCTAGTGCTGATAATTCTGGTTTTTGGCGTAAAATGTGGCATTTGAAGATCCCACCCAAGGTTAAGAACTTGCTATGGCGTGCAATTACTGATTGTCTTCCCACCTGCCTTCAACTAGTAACTAAACATGTGAGTATTTCTGCGCTCTGCCCTGTGTGCACAAACCAAGCCGAGTAA
- the LOC115715241 gene encoding probable membrane-associated kinase regulator 1, whose amino-acid sequence MGKDHSNSGVDDHQEEEDVSLCDLLVEDLYDAKNDAVTTSSVIETQDDEFAFGGSLSTASEMCTADELFFGGQILPLRLSVSSDAGPVRNDTTRKLGSGSEFISSRSSSCSSRSTQHSTTIAITRVTSEPRLGNRNHFFFHPSPKPQIRASSARLERVGSINSTPRKHKFSMWDFFRLGLVRTPDIEFQELNNKVNFIRSNSRVNNMINTKGSSSSSSPSVSRNNSVNNNYSTTGEKENGAVLNVDKQKRMKFLSGCKCSADAAVAPNVIVVKSKGTTPNAGNCSGTSVAKHSLGQQQVHEESKTTSSTTKIKGSNKKVQQHNNADQKQRQKQAMSHHRTYEWLKELSHANLSMHV is encoded by the coding sequence atgGGAAAAGATCATTCAAATTCTGGGGTTGATGATCATCAAGAGGAAGAAGATGTCTCACTTTGTGATCTTCTCGTCGAAGACTTGTACGATGCAAAAAACGACGCCGTTACTACTAGCAGTGTCATCGAAACGCAGGATGATGAGTTCGCGTTTGGTGGCTCTCTCTCCACGGCATCCGAAATGTGCACCGCCGACGAATTATTCTTCGGCGGCCAAATTCTACCGCTCAGACTTTCTGTAAGCTCCGATGCTGGCCCGGTTCGGAACGACACGACCAGAAAGCTCGGCTCAGGATCCGAATTCATAAGCAGTCGGAGCAGTAGCTGTAGCAGTAGAAGTACCCAACACTCGACCACCATAGCCATAACTCGAGTCACTTCAGAGCCAAGGTTGGGAAACAGAAACCATTTCTTCTTCCACCCGAGTCCGAAGCCCCAGATCCGCGCTTCGAGTGCAAGGTTAGAGCGAGTCGGTAGCATTAATAGTACTCCGCGTAAGCATAAATTTTCGATGTGGGATTTTTTTCGGTTAGGTTTGGTACGGACACCCGATATTGAATTTCAAGAATTGAATAATAAGGTTAATTTCATTCGCAGCAACAGTCGAGTGAATAATATGATTAATACCAAAggtagttcttcttcttcttctccttctgttAGTCGAAATAACAgcgtaaataataattatagtaCAACTGGGGAGAAGGAGAACGGCGCCGTTTTGAACGTGGATAAGCAGAAGAGGATGAAATTCTTAAGCGGATGCAAATGCTCGGCAGACGCAGCAGTAGCGCCCAACGTCATCGTGGTAAAGAGCAAAGGTACAACTCCTAATGCGGGGAATTGTAGTGGTACAAGTGTTGCGAAGCATAGTTTGGGACAACAACAAGTTCATGAAGAATCCAAAACGACGTCGTCGACTACAAAGATAAAAGGTAGTAATAAGAAGGTGCAGCAACATAATAATGCAGATCAAAAGCAACGGCAAAAGCAAGCAATGTCGCATCACCGAACGTATGAATGGTTAAAGGAGCTTTCGCATGCAAACCTTTCTAtgcatgtttaa
- the LOC115712746 gene encoding subtilisin-like protease SBT1.7, whose amino-acid sequence MMFNPYLVFFILLGLTQVSMANVEENPKSTYIIRMAKYQMPAVFEHHTRWYDSSLKSVSGSAEMLYTYNNVVHGYSTKLTAQEVEALKAQPGVLSVWPELKYELHTTRTPEFLGLGKSDSIYPESDSGSDVIIGVLDTGVWPESKSFDDTGLGPVPSGWKGACETGTNFSASNCNRKLIGARFFSKGYEATLGPIDTSRESKSPRDDDGHGTHTASTAAGSVVEGASLFGYAQGSARGMATRARIAAYKVCWVGGCFSSDILKAIDQAVEDNVNVLSMSLGGGMSDYYRDSVAVGAFAAMEKGIFVSCSAGNAGPSSFSLSNLAPWITTVGAGTLDRDFPAYVSLGNGKNFSGVSLYKGNTLPGTLLPFIYAANASNATNGNLCMMGTLIPEKVAGKIVLCDRGVNARVQKGSVVKAAGGLGMVLANTAANGEELVADAHLLPATSVGQKSGDDIKKYLSSDPKPSVTILFEGTKVGVQPSPVVAAFSSRGPNSITPEILKPDIIAPGVNILAGWSGALGPTGLPIDDRRVPFNIISGTSMSCPHVSGLAALLKGAHPDWSPAAIRSALMTTAYTVYKNGRNILDIATGKPSTPFDHGAGHVDPIAAHDPGLVYDLTVDDYVNFLCALNYTDDQISGLTRKEGSCKAKKYSVTDFNYPSFAVNFQSTGGSTVAKYTRTLTNVGPAGTYKVSLKSETQMVKVSVVPETLTFSQRNEKKSYTVTFNAVGAMKPNSNSFGHIEWSDGKHTVGSPIAFSWS is encoded by the coding sequence AAAATCAACTTACATTATCAGAATGGCCAAATACCAAATGCCGGCGGTTTTCGAACACCATACCCGCTGGTACGACTCGTCGCTGAAATCGGTATCTGGGTCTGCCGAAATGCTCTACACCTACAACAATGTCGTCCATGGGTATTCCACAAAGTTAACTGCTCAAGAAGTCGAAGCTCTAAAAGCCCAACCCGGAGTTCTCTCCGTTTGGCCTGAGCTCAAATACGAGCTCCACACGACTCGGACGCCGGAATTTCTTGGCCTTGGCAAGAGCGATTCAATATACCCAGAGTCCGATTCGGGTAGTGATGTCATAATTGGCGTTCTAGACACCGGAGTTTGGCCGGAGAGTAAGAGCTTCGACGACACCGGTCTTGGACCAGTACCCAGTGGCTGGAAAGGCGCGTGCGAAACGGGCACCAATTTCAGTGCCTCTAATTGTAACCGGAAACTGATCGGAGCGAGATTCTTCTCTAAAGGCTACGAGGCCACACTTGGACCCATCGATACATCACGGGAGTCGAAGTCTCCGAGAGACGACGATGGCCACGGGACCCATACGGCGAGCACAGCAGCTGGTTCGGTAGTGGAGGGAGCTAGTTTGTTCGGGTATGCACAGGGATCGGCGCGTGGGATGGCGACGCGGGCTAGAATTGCTGCCTACAAGGTTTGCTGGGTGGGCGGATGTTTCAGCTCCGATATCTTGAAAGCCATAGACCAGGCGGTGGAGGACAACGTTAATGTCCTTTCTATGTCTCTTGGTGGTGGAATGTCAGACTATTACAGGGACAGCGTAGCGGTCGGAGCTTTCGCGGCAATGGAGAAGGGCATTTTCGTCTCTTGCTCTGCCGGAAACGCCGGACCCAGTTCATTTAGCTTATCTAACCTTGCTCCGTGGATCACAACAGTCGGTGCCGGCACACTAGATCGGGATTTCCCAGCTTACGTCAGCCTCGGCAATGGTAAAAACTTCTCTGGTGTCTCGCTCTACAAAGGAAACACTTTGCCCGGAACCCTGTTGCCGTTTATTTACGCAGCCAACGCTAGCAATGCTACCAATGGAAATTTGTGCATGATGGGCACATTGATACCTGAGAAAGTCGCAGGAAAAATTGTTCTCTGCGATAGAGGTGTGAACGCAAGGGTCCAGAAAGGATCTGTAGTTAAAGCCGCCGGTGGGTTAGGAATGGTATTGGCAAACACAGCCGCAAACGGCGAAGAGCTAGTAGCCGATGCGCACCTATTACCGGCAACATCAGTGGGTCAAAAATCCGGCGACGACATCAAGAAGTACTTGTCTTCAGACCCAAAACCATCGGTAACCATTCTCTTCGAAGGAACAAAGGTAGGAGTACAGCCATCGCCGGTGGTTGCGGCGTTCAGTTCGAGAGGTCCAAACTCAATAACTCCAGAGATACTAAAACCTGACATCATTGCTCCAGGTGTCAACATCCTAGCGGGTTGGTCAGGTGCATTGGGTCCCACGGGTCTTCCCATCGACGACAGGCGCGTGCCCTTCAACATCATCTCCGGTACTTCCATGTCATGCCCTCATGTGAGTGGGCTCGCAGCTCTGCTCAAAGGGGCCCACCCTGATTGGAGCCCAGCCGCGATTAGATCGGCTCTTATGACCACAGCTTACACCGTATACAAAAACGGTCGAAACATACTTGACATAGCCACCGGAAAGCCTTCTACACCGTTCGATCACGGTGCTGGACACGTGGATCCCATCGCAGCACATGATCCCGGTCTAGTCTACGATCTAACGGTCGATGATTACGTGAACTTCCTTTGTGCATTAAATTATACAGATGATCAGATCAGTGGTCTCACCAGGAAAGAAGGAAGTTGTAAAGCAAAGAAGTACAGTGTCACTGATTTCAATTACCCATCGTTCGCTGTTAATTTTCAGTCTACAGGTGGGTCCACCGTAGCAAAATACACTCGAACACTGACCAATGTGGGTCCAGCTGGAACATATAAGGTGTCGTTGAAGTCCGAGACCCAAATGGTTAAAGTATCTGTTGTGCCCGAAACGTTGACTTTCAGTCAACGGAACGAGAAGAAGAGCTATACGGTGACGTTTAATGCTGTGGGAGCAATGAAGCCTAACTCAAATAGCTTTGGTCACATTGAATGGTCAGATGGGAAGCATACAGTGGGGAGTCCTATTGCATTTAGCTGGAGCTga